In Rhodoferax koreense, a genomic segment contains:
- a CDS encoding VOC family protein: METKAKPDVQKSYVEHVAVRVKDIQWHIDFFYEVLGMDVREIDGPTEAPRQYWTIGGMQLMSTPDFEAPPSNDAGWLAHLGIMVQDLPGALEAAKSWGVTTLPQGHNWLQLPDGLAVELIQASGNAVAEVLAVNPRA; encoded by the coding sequence TTGGAAACCAAGGCAAAACCTGACGTGCAGAAGTCCTACGTCGAACACGTCGCCGTGCGCGTGAAAGACATCCAGTGGCACATCGACTTCTTCTACGAAGTGCTCGGCATGGACGTGCGCGAGATCGACGGCCCCACAGAAGCCCCGCGCCAGTACTGGACCATCGGCGGCATGCAACTCATGAGCACGCCCGATTTCGAAGCGCCGCCCAGCAACGATGCGGGCTGGCTGGCCCACCTCGGCATCATGGTGCAGGACCTGCCCGGCGCGCTCGAAGCCGCGAAAAGCTGGGGCGTGACGACGTTGCCCCAGGGCCACAACTGGCTGCAGTTGCCCGATGGCCTGGCTGTGGAGCTGATCCAGGCCAGCGGCAATGCGGTGGCCGAGGTGCTGGCCGTGAACCCTCGGGCCTGA
- a CDS encoding Gfo/Idh/MocA family protein, whose amino-acid sequence MARTTIHWGVLGAAAIATQRTMPALQLAPSATLMALASRDLAKGQAAAQALGIPKVYASYDALLDDPEIDAVYVPLPNQLHFEWSVRALEAGKHVLCEKPLCLTADQVQQLCEVRDRTGKHIEEGFGFRNHPQWARFDELLAADAIGPVRAAHATLAKQFLDPKDVRNDPNAGGGALYDLGSYAVSACNLVFKRPPLRVVAALEYDPVFRIDRVSSALLDYGDAHAALTVATQAGPDGWGTHQQLSVLGGHGWLRFDFPYAQARPTACHIEVGDHTSVGYFPNQSLEFEPVNQYVLQVERFSRLLLGQAVPSWPIEDALGTLRTIEALFASSRSGGWVALPTGG is encoded by the coding sequence ATGGCCAGAACCACGATTCACTGGGGCGTGCTCGGCGCCGCCGCCATCGCCACCCAGCGCACCATGCCCGCGCTGCAACTTGCGCCGAGCGCCACGCTGATGGCGTTGGCTTCGCGCGACCTGGCCAAGGGACAGGCCGCGGCGCAGGCGCTCGGCATTCCCAAGGTCTACGCCAGCTACGACGCCTTGCTGGACGACCCGGAGATCGACGCCGTCTACGTGCCGCTGCCCAACCAGTTGCATTTCGAATGGTCGGTGCGCGCCCTTGAGGCGGGCAAACATGTGTTGTGCGAAAAGCCGCTGTGCCTCACCGCCGACCAGGTGCAGCAGCTTTGCGAAGTGCGCGACCGCACCGGCAAACACATCGAGGAAGGCTTCGGCTTTCGCAACCATCCGCAGTGGGCCCGCTTCGACGAGCTGCTGGCCGCCGATGCCATCGGCCCGGTGCGCGCCGCGCACGCCACGCTGGCCAAGCAGTTCCTCGATCCCAAGGACGTGCGCAACGATCCCAACGCCGGTGGCGGCGCGCTCTATGACCTTGGCTCCTATGCCGTGAGCGCCTGCAACCTGGTGTTCAAGCGCCCGCCGCTGCGCGTGGTGGCGGCGCTCGAATACGACCCGGTGTTCCGCATCGACCGGGTCAGCAGCGCGCTGCTCGACTACGGCGACGCCCATGCGGCCCTCACCGTGGCCACGCAAGCCGGGCCGGACGGCTGGGGCACGCACCAGCAACTTTCGGTGTTGGGCGGCCACGGCTGGCTGCGTTTTGATTTTCCGTATGCGCAGGCGCGGCCCACGGCCTGCCACATCGAGGTGGGCGACCACACCAGCGTGGGTTATTTTCCCAACCAAAGCCTCGAATTCGAGCCGGTCAACCAGTACGTGCTGCAAGTCGAACGCTTCTCGCGCCTGCTGCTGGGCCAAGCGGTGCCGAGCTGGCCGATCGAGGACGCGCTGGGCACGCTGCGCACCATCGAGGCGCTGTTTGCGTCCAGCCGCAGCGGCGGCTGGGTCGCGCTGCCTACCGGCGGCTAG
- a CDS encoding histidine kinase encodes MPRAMPFRFIFDPRRSFATSIGWLISLLLIGLAGMTGWWEGDLARDSLLEQRSERAANAAQQWSSGLDAALAQRRQPLRTAAAMVPRALLRQDAERLSVVFGDLQAGYPELAWIGLADATGRLLTSTSTAPASDAPPGDVAGRAWFREGLHGAWIGVDPSDTVPARFIALAMPVRDAEGRAIGVIGARLEWRWLVDAAAQLRQRVPLLEGSSALLLDAAGRVLIGPPALLGRPAPPEEAAASASVPPGAGGSLQTLGWRVLLQWPEAEVTRRADAERSRIFWWSLGLGGVAALAGIALADRVTRRLTRLTASVQAVDPQAEQGIAVPRGNDEVSHLGRAFDTLLQSLRRERDALARLTAELEQRVQARTREVERLAEETRYAAVVRERLRIARDLHDTLAHSMMAMLAEVRILRRLHQHDPGALADELARAEEAAQQGLNEARAAILRMRFNGVRDLGLGPALADAIARFTSRTGLAVAYGADPNAAVFADTRAETVFRIAEEALRNIERHAAATEVSVQLRDEDGGQLVLDIADNGVGFDADAPHPGHYGLVGLREQAQLVGARLSITSAPGQGTRLRLSLGTGPDLVS; translated from the coding sequence ATGCCCCGCGCCATGCCGTTCCGCTTCATCTTCGATCCCCGACGCAGCTTTGCCACCTCCATCGGCTGGCTGATCTCGCTGCTGCTGATCGGCCTGGCGGGGATGACCGGCTGGTGGGAGGGCGACCTGGCCCGCGATTCGCTGCTGGAGCAGCGCAGCGAACGTGCGGCCAATGCGGCGCAGCAGTGGTCCAGCGGTCTCGATGCGGCGCTGGCGCAACGGCGACAGCCGCTGCGCACCGCGGCGGCGATGGTGCCGCGTGCCCTGTTGCGGCAGGACGCGGAGCGGCTGTCCGTGGTGTTCGGCGATCTGCAGGCCGGTTATCCCGAACTGGCCTGGATCGGCCTGGCCGATGCGACCGGGCGCTTGCTGACTTCGACCTCCACGGCACCGGCGTCGGACGCGCCGCCCGGTGACGTTGCGGGCCGGGCCTGGTTTCGGGAGGGCCTGCACGGCGCCTGGATCGGGGTCGACCCGTCCGATACGGTGCCGGCGCGTTTCATCGCGCTGGCGATGCCGGTGCGGGATGCCGAGGGGCGCGCCATCGGCGTGATCGGCGCCCGCCTCGAATGGCGCTGGCTGGTGGACGCCGCGGCGCAACTGCGCCAGCGTGTGCCGCTGCTGGAGGGCAGCAGCGCATTGCTGCTCGACGCGGCGGGCCGCGTGCTGATCGGCCCGCCGGCCCTGCTCGGCCGGCCCGCGCCACCGGAGGAAGCCGCGGCCTCGGCCAGCGTGCCGCCCGGCGCCGGCGGCAGCCTGCAGACCCTGGGCTGGCGCGTGCTGCTGCAATGGCCCGAGGCCGAGGTCACACGCCGCGCCGATGCCGAACGCAGCCGCATCTTCTGGTGGTCGCTCGGCCTGGGCGGCGTGGCGGCACTGGCCGGCATCGCACTGGCCGACCGGGTGACGCGCCGGCTGACGCGGCTCACGGCATCGGTTCAGGCCGTCGATCCGCAGGCCGAACAGGGCATCGCGGTGCCGCGCGGCAACGACGAGGTGAGCCACCTGGGGCGGGCCTTCGACACCCTGCTGCAGTCGCTGCGCCGCGAGCGCGATGCTTTGGCCCGGCTGACCGCCGAACTCGAACAGCGTGTGCAGGCGCGCACCCGCGAGGTCGAGCGGCTGGCCGAGGAGACGCGCTACGCCGCCGTGGTGCGCGAACGCCTGCGCATCGCGCGTGACCTGCACGACACGCTGGCGCATTCGATGATGGCCATGCTGGCGGAGGTGCGCATCCTGAGGAGGCTGCACCAGCACGACCCCGGGGCGCTGGCCGACGAACTTGCCCGCGCCGAGGAGGCGGCCCAGCAAGGGCTGAACGAAGCCCGCGCCGCCATCCTGCGCATGCGTTTCAACGGGGTGCGCGACCTCGGCCTGGGCCCCGCGCTGGCCGATGCCATCGCCCGGTTCACCAGCCGTACCGGCCTGGCCGTGGCCTACGGCGCCGACCCCAATGCAGCCGTGTTCGCCGACACCCGCGCCGAGACCGTCTTCCGCATCGCCGAGGAAGCCTTGCGCAACATCGAGCGGCATGCGGCCGCCACCGAGGTCAGTGTGCAACTGCGGGACGAAGACGGCGGCCAACTCGTGCTCGACATTGCCGACAACGGCGTCGGCTTCGACGCCGACGCGCCCCATCCCGGCCACTACGGCCTGGTCGGGCTGCGCGAGCAGGCGCAACTGGTGGGCGCCCGGTTGTCCATCACCAGTGCGCCGGGTCAGGGCACGCGGCTGCGGCTGAGCCTGGGCACCGGGCCCGACCTGGTTTCCTGA
- a CDS encoding LysR family transcriptional regulator, whose amino-acid sequence MQLKWLEDFTALAETRSFTRAAELRHVTHPAFGRRIRALETWAGTPLVDRSAGAGGPVLLTAAGTRFLETAQQMARDLDGSRVELHGLAGRQARSATLTTGRTLARTLVADWLVQLKPVLKDGELRITTRALAETVRLLEQSEADFSLVYHHPALAVTLDARRFTHVTVASDRLVPVARADVQGRPLHTFADAAPVPYLAYAQSLALGRLVADHLANNRLAPRLLRQVESDSADATYEYALKGIGVAWLPWSMVHADCKAGRLAHAGDKGMEVGYDVWLYRPKRRLGPFAEAVWEVLTDR is encoded by the coding sequence ATGCAACTCAAATGGCTTGAAGACTTCACCGCGCTGGCCGAGACGCGCAGCTTCACGCGCGCGGCCGAACTGCGCCATGTGACGCATCCGGCGTTCGGCCGCCGCATCCGTGCGCTCGAAACCTGGGCCGGCACGCCGCTGGTGGACCGCAGCGCCGGCGCGGGCGGCCCGGTGCTGTTGACGGCGGCCGGCACGCGGTTCCTGGAGACGGCGCAGCAGATGGCACGCGACCTCGACGGCTCGCGCGTGGAGCTGCATGGCCTGGCTGGCCGGCAGGCGCGCAGCGCCACGTTGACCACCGGCCGCACCCTGGCGCGCACCCTGGTGGCCGACTGGCTGGTGCAATTGAAGCCCGTGCTCAAGGACGGCGAATTGCGCATCACCACCCGTGCACTGGCCGAAACCGTGCGCCTGCTCGAGCAGAGCGAAGCCGATTTTTCCCTGGTCTACCACCACCCGGCGCTGGCCGTGACACTCGATGCCCGCCGGTTCACCCACGTCACCGTGGCCAGCGACCGGCTGGTGCCGGTTGCGCGCGCCGACGTGCAGGGCCGGCCCCTGCACACCTTCGCCGATGCGGCGCCGGTGCCCTACCTGGCCTATGCGCAGTCACTGGCGCTGGGCCGGCTGGTGGCCGACCACCTGGCCAACAACCGCCTCGCGCCACGGCTGCTGCGCCAGGTGGAGAGCGATTCGGCCGACGCCACCTACGAATACGCGCTCAAAGGCATCGGGGTGGCCTGGTTGCCATGGTCGATGGTGCACGCCGACTGCAAGGCGGGCCGGCTCGCGCATGCGGGCGACAAAGGTATGGAGGTGGGCTACGACGTCTGGCTGTACCGGCCCAAGCGCCGGCTCGGACCGTTTGCCGAAGCGGTCTGGGAAGTGCTGACGGATCGCTGA
- the pyrF gene encoding orotidine-5'-phosphate decarboxylase, which yields MTFLDMLRQAEQTNGSMLCVGLDPDPARFPASLKGDAGRIFDFCARIVDATADLAMAFKPQIAYFAAHRAEEQLEKLMRHMRSAAPHVPVILDAKRGDIGSTAEQYAIEAFERYGADAVTLSPFMGFDSVAPYLQYHGKGAFLLCRTSNPGGDDLQNQRLSSVPGEPLLYEHVARLAQGPWNLNGQLGLVVGATYPAEIERVRALAPTLPLLIPGVGAQGGDALATVKAGWRPEGQIIVNSSRAILYASAGDDFADAARREAIKTRDTLRAARAA from the coding sequence ATGACCTTTCTCGACATGCTCCGCCAAGCCGAGCAAACCAACGGCTCCATGCTGTGCGTGGGCCTGGACCCCGATCCGGCGCGTTTTCCGGCCTCGCTCAAGGGCGATGCCGGCCGGATCTTCGATTTCTGCGCCCGCATCGTCGACGCCACGGCCGACCTGGCCATGGCCTTCAAGCCGCAGATCGCGTATTTCGCGGCGCACCGCGCCGAGGAACAGCTCGAAAAGCTGATGCGCCACATGCGCAGTGCCGCACCCCACGTGCCGGTGATCCTGGACGCGAAACGCGGCGACATCGGCTCCACCGCCGAGCAATATGCGATCGAGGCCTTTGAGCGCTACGGTGCCGACGCGGTCACGCTGTCGCCGTTCATGGGTTTCGACTCGGTCGCACCCTACCTGCAATACCACGGCAAGGGTGCTTTCCTGCTGTGCCGCACCTCGAACCCGGGCGGCGACGACCTGCAGAACCAGCGGCTGTCCAGCGTGCCCGGCGAACCGCTGCTGTACGAACATGTGGCGCGGCTCGCGCAGGGCCCGTGGAACCTCAACGGCCAGCTCGGCCTGGTGGTGGGCGCGACCTACCCCGCCGAGATCGAGCGCGTGCGCGCGCTGGCGCCGACGTTGCCGCTGCTGATTCCCGGCGTGGGTGCGCAAGGCGGCGACGCGCTGGCCACCGTCAAGGCCGGCTGGCGGCCGGAGGGGCAGATCATCGTGAATTCTTCGCGGGCGATCCTGTACGCGTCGGCCGGCGACGATTTCGCCGATGCGGCGCGGCGCGAGGCGATCAAGACGCGCGATACGCTGCGCGCCGCCCGCGCGGCTTAG
- a CDS encoding succinylglutamate desuccinylase/aspartoacylase domain-containing protein — protein MKPVNGARVSLSFELPAPDITRWRAGNTGTEGVWRSDSGQPGRTVMVTALIHGNELCGAWALKGLLEAGVRPRRGVLMLAFCNLAAFDRFDPARHDAARFVDEDMNRQWIPERLLDANTQERRRAAALRPFVEAADWLLDLHSMHEPSAPLSLTGPSMRNVALARQMRAPEHVVIDAGHKDGVRMRDFGRFAHADAVEDNGTRSLLIECGFHGEHASRTVAQDQCVRFLEAAGTLDEGDAASLLPGWRQPDAPRQWALEVTGPVVARSANFRFKEAYTGLEVIAKAGTVIGDNDGEPVCTPYDDCVLVMPSTRQARAGVTVVRFATRRAL, from the coding sequence ATGAAGCCAGTGAACGGAGCCAGAGTGTCCTTGTCTTTCGAATTGCCCGCGCCCGACATCACCCGCTGGCGCGCCGGCAACACCGGCACCGAGGGTGTGTGGCGCTCCGATTCGGGCCAGCCCGGACGCACGGTGATGGTGACCGCGCTGATCCACGGCAACGAACTGTGCGGCGCCTGGGCACTCAAGGGCCTGCTCGAAGCCGGCGTGCGCCCGCGCCGTGGCGTGCTGATGTTGGCCTTCTGCAACTTGGCCGCGTTCGACCGCTTCGACCCGGCCCGCCACGACGCCGCGCGCTTCGTCGATGAAGACATGAACCGCCAATGGATCCCGGAGCGCCTGCTGGACGCCAACACCCAGGAACGCCGCCGCGCCGCGGCCCTGCGGCCCTTCGTCGAGGCGGCCGACTGGCTGCTCGACCTGCACTCCATGCACGAGCCGAGCGCGCCGCTGTCGCTCACCGGCCCGTCGATGCGCAACGTGGCGCTGGCGCGGCAGATGCGCGCACCCGAGCACGTGGTGATCGACGCTGGCCACAAGGACGGCGTGCGCATGCGCGACTTCGGCCGTTTCGCCCATGCCGATGCGGTGGAGGACAACGGCACGCGTTCCCTGCTGATCGAATGCGGTTTCCATGGCGAGCACGCCAGCCGGACCGTGGCGCAGGATCAGTGCGTGCGTTTCCTGGAGGCGGCCGGTACCCTGGACGAGGGTGATGCCGCCTCGCTGCTGCCCGGCTGGCGCCAGCCCGATGCGCCGCGCCAGTGGGCCCTCGAAGTGACCGGCCCGGTCGTCGCCCGGAGTGCGAACTTCCGGTTCAAGGAAGCCTATACCGGCCTGGAGGTGATCGCCAAGGCTGGCACCGTGATCGGCGACAACGACGGCGAGCCGGTGTGCACGCCTTACGACGACTGTGTGCTGGTGATGCCTTCTACACGCCAGGCCCGCGCGGGCGTGACCGTGGTGCGATTCGCCACGCGCCGGGCACTCTAG
- a CDS encoding amidohydrolase family protein, with translation MTGPATQIPIAQPKIDCHVHVFDPVNFPYAEDTFYRPSGHELATTDALEHVMASHGVQHAMIVGPNSGYNLDNRCLLDALKRGAGKFKGAAVVRNDIGRGELQDLQAQGVIGVTLNAALLGTDFFLDAAPLLQHLRDLGLWAAVQVQHDQLVAMQPMLVDSGVQLVFDHLGRPDPQAGVGQPGFAALLQLAGTGRAAVKLSSLVKTSTQPFPHRDAWPYVQALLEAYTPQALVWGSDWPFLRAPARIDYGPLLDLFGQLVPDAAARQAILWDTPKRLFGF, from the coding sequence ATGACCGGCCCCGCCACCCAGATTCCGATCGCCCAGCCGAAAATCGACTGCCACGTGCACGTGTTCGATCCCGTGAACTTCCCATATGCGGAAGACACGTTCTACCGCCCCAGCGGCCACGAGCTGGCAACGACCGATGCGCTCGAACATGTGATGGCCTCGCACGGCGTGCAGCACGCGATGATCGTCGGCCCCAACTCGGGCTACAACCTGGACAACCGCTGCCTCCTCGATGCGCTCAAGCGCGGCGCCGGCAAGTTCAAGGGCGCCGCCGTGGTGCGCAACGACATCGGCCGCGGTGAGCTGCAGGACCTGCAGGCGCAGGGCGTGATCGGGGTGACGCTGAACGCCGCATTGCTCGGCACCGACTTCTTCCTTGACGCCGCGCCCCTGCTGCAGCACCTGCGCGACCTCGGCCTGTGGGCCGCGGTGCAGGTGCAGCATGACCAGCTGGTCGCCATGCAGCCGATGCTGGTGGACAGCGGCGTGCAGCTGGTGTTCGACCACCTGGGCCGGCCCGACCCGCAGGCCGGCGTGGGCCAGCCGGGCTTCGCGGCGCTGCTGCAGCTGGCCGGGACGGGCCGCGCAGCGGTCAAGCTGTCGAGCCTGGTGAAAACCTCAACACAGCCGTTCCCGCACCGGGACGCTTGGCCGTATGTGCAGGCGCTCCTCGAGGCCTACACGCCGCAGGCGCTGGTGTGGGGCTCGGACTGGCCGTTCCTGCGCGCGCCGGCCCGCATCGACTACGGTCCGCTGCTCGACCTGTTCGGCCAACTCGTGCCGGATGCCGCCGCGCGCCAGGCGATCCTGTGGGACACACCGAAGCGCCTGTTCGGGTTCTAG
- a CDS encoding LysR family transcriptional regulator — protein sequence MTDNDPNLLDPKLLRLLDLLYTTRSVTRAAEQLGQSQPTVSIWLGRLRRQLNDPLFVRTPEGMQPTPRTDALIVTVREVLEGLRRLAESQALFDPAASTREFRIFMTDASHITLLPRLYAHVRALAPHVRLEAATMDARLVPALQSGEADLALGLVQPLEAGIEAGFYQQTLFEQDWICLCHARHPRIGDGFTLDDYLAEAHVGIVSGTGYQLLDAALKGLGAERRVMLELPGFLGLAAILSSSDLVATLPRQIGRTLAESAGLRQLPCPLQIPSFSVKQYWHARYHHDVANQWLRGICAELFMRRDPPQETRSGPVPRLSRSRVP from the coding sequence ATGACCGACAACGACCCCAACCTGCTCGATCCCAAGCTGCTGCGCCTGCTCGACCTGCTCTACACCACGCGCAGCGTGACCCGTGCCGCCGAGCAGTTGGGGCAAAGTCAACCGACCGTGAGCATCTGGCTCGGCCGGCTGCGCCGCCAGCTCAACGATCCGCTGTTCGTGCGCACACCCGAAGGCATGCAGCCCACCCCGCGCACCGACGCGTTGATCGTCACCGTGCGCGAGGTGCTGGAGGGCCTGCGCCGGCTCGCCGAATCGCAGGCCTTGTTCGACCCCGCGGCGTCGACGCGCGAGTTCCGCATCTTCATGACCGACGCGAGCCACATCACCTTGTTGCCGCGGCTCTACGCCCACGTGCGCGCGCTCGCACCGCATGTGCGGCTCGAAGCCGCCACCATGGATGCGCGGCTGGTGCCGGCGCTGCAGTCGGGCGAAGCCGATCTGGCGCTCGGCCTGGTGCAACCGCTCGAAGCCGGCATCGAGGCCGGCTTCTACCAGCAGACCCTGTTCGAGCAGGACTGGATCTGCCTGTGCCATGCGCGCCATCCGCGCATCGGAGATGGCTTCACGCTCGACGACTACCTGGCCGAGGCCCATGTCGGCATCGTCTCGGGCACGGGCTACCAGCTGCTCGACGCCGCCCTCAAGGGCCTCGGCGCGGAGCGGCGCGTGATGCTCGAACTGCCGGGCTTCCTCGGCCTGGCGGCCATCCTGTCGAGCAGCGACCTCGTGGCCACGCTGCCGCGCCAGATCGGCCGCACGCTCGCCGAAAGCGCGGGCCTGCGCCAACTGCCGTGCCCCCTGCAGATCCCGTCGTTTTCGGTGAAGCAATACTGGCATGCGCGCTACCACCACGATGTGGCCAACCAGTGGCTGCGCGGCATCTGCGCCGAGTTGTTCATGCGGCGCGATCCGCCTCAGGAAACCAGGTCGGGCCCGGTGCCCAGGCTCAGCCGCAGCCGCGTGCCCTGA
- a CDS encoding Bug family tripartite tricarboxylate transporter substrate binding protein, whose protein sequence is MRLSSLSIQAALAAVTFLAGPCANAQAPAWPTRPITIVVGYPPGGSTDLTGRSVALELSTRLGVPVVIENIGGAGGAIGAQKVANAAPDGYTLLVGASNEVAISRLVTPATKYDIKDFTPIGLIASQPLVLVASTGSGVKTVAQFIDLVKRNPGKYSYGSSGVGTSLHLAGEMIKQQAGVFMTHIPYRGVAPLTNDLLGNNLDFGVFVLSSGLPHIKSGKVVALGTTEAKRSAVTPDIPALAETPQLKGMDIGVWFALLGPAKLPEPIAAKLRKALDETLQSPDFRKKMEASSSTVAAGSGGKPDVARFLQDEVAKYKKIVEFANIKE, encoded by the coding sequence ATGCGCCTTTCTTCTTTGAGCATCCAAGCCGCCCTCGCGGCGGTGACGTTTCTCGCCGGCCCTTGCGCCAACGCCCAGGCCCCGGCCTGGCCGACGCGGCCGATCACCATCGTCGTCGGCTACCCGCCCGGCGGCTCCACCGACCTCACCGGCCGCTCCGTGGCGCTCGAACTCTCCACCCGCCTCGGCGTGCCGGTGGTGATCGAGAACATCGGCGGCGCCGGCGGCGCGATCGGCGCGCAGAAGGTGGCCAATGCCGCACCCGACGGCTACACCCTGCTCGTCGGCGCGAGCAACGAGGTGGCCATCAGCCGGCTGGTGACGCCGGCCACCAAATACGACATCAAGGACTTCACCCCGATCGGCCTGATCGCCTCGCAGCCGCTGGTGTTGGTGGCTTCCACGGGTTCGGGCGTGAAGACGGTGGCGCAATTCATCGATCTGGTGAAGAGGAACCCGGGCAAATACAGCTATGGCAGCTCCGGCGTCGGCACCTCGCTGCATTTGGCCGGCGAGATGATCAAGCAGCAGGCCGGCGTGTTCATGACCCACATCCCCTACCGCGGCGTGGCGCCGTTGACCAACGACCTGCTCGGCAACAACCTCGACTTCGGCGTGTTCGTGTTGTCCAGCGGCTTGCCGCACATCAAGAGCGGCAAGGTCGTGGCGCTCGGTACCACCGAGGCCAAGCGATCCGCCGTGACGCCCGACATCCCGGCGCTGGCCGAAACGCCGCAACTCAAGGGCATGGACATCGGCGTGTGGTTCGCGCTGCTCGGCCCGGCCAAACTGCCCGAGCCGATCGCGGCCAAGTTGCGCAAGGCGCTCGACGAAACCCTGCAGTCGCCGGATTTCCGCAAGAAGATGGAGGCCTCGAGCTCCACCGTGGCCGCCGGCAGTGGCGGCAAGCCCGACGTGGCGCGTTTCCTGCAGGACGAGGTTGCGAAGTACAAGAAGATCGTCGAATTCGCCAACATCAAGGAATGA
- a CDS encoding sugar phosphate isomerase/epimerase family protein, which yields MSHKTPWKIGWCGPIDRAADMQAAGLDYIEVQLVPLGLEDDAAFAQAKAQVRELPLPALAMSYLFPHDFRLVGTQVDERRIRSYFDRVVEILALAKARTVVLGSGWTRNVPEGGSRARTEAQFLEALSWCADALKGGGTTLVIEPLNRKESNFINSVTEGVALAKKLSRPEVRGLADFYHMHEEDEPLSTLSRNAGWVRHIHLADTGRLNPGTGDYDYPEFMRQLKASGYDGLLSGECGFQGEPMAAMRHSLAFLRSFDL from the coding sequence ATGTCGCACAAGACACCTTGGAAGATTGGCTGGTGCGGCCCCATCGACCGGGCGGCCGACATGCAGGCGGCCGGGCTCGACTACATCGAGGTCCAACTGGTCCCGCTGGGGCTGGAGGACGACGCGGCCTTTGCGCAAGCCAAGGCCCAGGTGCGCGAGCTGCCATTGCCGGCGCTGGCCATGAGCTACCTGTTCCCGCATGATTTCCGGCTGGTGGGCACCCAGGTGGACGAAAGGCGCATCCGCAGCTACTTCGACCGCGTGGTCGAAATCCTGGCGCTGGCCAAGGCGCGGACCGTGGTGCTGGGCAGCGGCTGGACGCGCAACGTGCCCGAAGGCGGCAGCCGTGCGCGCACCGAGGCGCAGTTCCTCGAAGCCTTGTCGTGGTGCGCCGATGCGCTCAAGGGCGGCGGCACCACGCTCGTGATCGAGCCGCTGAACCGCAAGGAATCGAACTTCATCAACAGCGTGACCGAAGGCGTGGCACTGGCGAAAAAGCTCAGCCGCCCGGAGGTACGCGGCCTGGCGGACTTCTATCACATGCACGAGGAAGACGAGCCGCTGTCGACCCTCTCCCGCAACGCCGGCTGGGTGCGGCACATCCATCTGGCGGACACCGGCCGGCTCAACCCGGGTACCGGCGACTACGACTATCCCGAATTCATGCGCCAGCTCAAGGCCAGCGGCTACGACGGACTGCTGTCCGGCGAATGCGGCTTCCAGGGCGAGCCGATGGCCGCCATGCGGCACAGCCTGGCCTTCCTGCGCAGCTTCGACCTCTGA
- a CDS encoding ketopantoate reductase family protein, with product MKICVLGAGALGCAIGGVLTEAGHEVWLVNRGQAHVDAMLQRGLLMREAGVDRTVPVRAATNCDAIGVVDLVIVLVKSFHTRTVIESARGIVGPDTVVLSLQNGLGHEDILAEVVGREHVLAGKTYAGGVMLAPGHIIAGTKGKETIIGELDGHLSERAQAIAAAFNQAGLACEVSENILGTMWDKLLVNVATGALGAVTHLTYGDLYDVPEIEDCAVAAVAEAMAVARAAGVRLSTTEPRQAWVKASAGLPPEFKVSMLQSLEKGSVTEVDYVNGAVVRWGRKHGVPTPTNLALVACVKGVERKLLGK from the coding sequence TTGAAGATCTGTGTATTGGGCGCGGGTGCGCTCGGCTGTGCCATCGGCGGGGTGCTGACCGAAGCCGGGCACGAAGTGTGGCTCGTGAACCGCGGGCAGGCGCATGTGGATGCGATGCTGCAGCGCGGCCTGCTGATGCGCGAAGCCGGCGTGGACCGCACCGTTCCGGTCCGCGCGGCGACGAACTGCGACGCCATCGGCGTGGTCGATCTCGTCATCGTGCTGGTGAAGTCCTTCCACACCCGCACGGTGATCGAATCCGCGCGCGGCATCGTCGGCCCGGACACCGTCGTGCTGTCGCTGCAGAACGGCCTGGGCCACGAGGACATCCTGGCCGAGGTGGTGGGCCGCGAACATGTGCTGGCCGGCAAGACCTATGCTGGCGGCGTGATGCTCGCGCCCGGCCACATCATTGCCGGCACCAAGGGCAAGGAAACCATCATCGGCGAGCTCGACGGCCACCTCAGCGAACGCGCACAAGCCATCGCCGCCGCGTTCAACCAGGCTGGCCTGGCCTGCGAGGTCAGCGAAAACATCCTCGGCACCATGTGGGACAAGCTGCTGGTCAACGTGGCCACCGGTGCGCTCGGCGCCGTCACGCACCTGACCTACGGCGACCTCTACGACGTGCCCGAGATCGAGGATTGCGCCGTGGCCGCCGTGGCCGAGGCCATGGCCGTGGCGCGCGCGGCCGGCGTGCGGCTCAGCACCACCGAGCCGCGCCAGGCCTGGGTCAAGGCCTCGGCCGGCCTGCCGCCCGAATTCAAGGTGTCGATGCTGCAGAGCCTGGAGAAAGGCTCGGTCACCGAAGTCGATTACGTGAACGGTGCCGTGGTGCGCTGGGGCCGCAAGCACGGCGTGCCGACGCCCACCAATCTGGCCCTGGTGGCCTGTGTCAAGGGCGTCGAGCGCAAGCTGCTCGGCAAGTAG